TCAGGCAAGATAGGAAGGACAGGATGAAAATCCCTACTTTCTAGCTCCGTTGAAGAATTGCCACAATCTCTGCCCCTTAAATAGTTACGGCGAATCAAATTGTGACTATTTTGAAATCAAATCGGTAGGGGTTAGTTTTGAACTCCGTCACCTTAAGGGTTGAAAAGGTGTGAAAAAGAAGCGAGGAGGAGCTAACCCCCTTAATAAATTCCTGCGGTTTtccttcgttaaaaaatgatgggGCTTTAAAGGGGAGTCTTTTTATATCATCACGGTAAATTTTGCTTTGCAAAACCCTACCTACGAAAGCTGAGGTGATGGTCCCTTTTCCGATGAAACTAACATGTGGTCGCCTCCCGTCATAAAGTCATGGCGGCTCAAAAAGAGTTTTTTTTCTCATGTGATTAATAAGCTAATTGGTAAAGCAATTATAGCCGCAAATTGCAGACGGGTTGAACCAAACCCCCCACTCCTCCCCATCCATGTCCTAACCCCTTGTAAATCACGGCGATAATTGTCTTTCCAATAAGCCTGTGAACGGTCTGAAAATAGCGTCTTCCGCAATTGTTGCAATTCTTTAATAGAGTTAAAGAAGAAGGGCCTTGTTCTTCCTCCTACCATTCGTACCCCCAATCCTTCCGGGAGTAACTGGATGATCGTTACGACCAAAAACATCAGAATTCTATGAAATGTAATCGCCACAGAtccacaattttatttttttagccaAATCGTGAATATAGCGACAAATAAGAAACCCTCTCCTTTTCTCATGTTGGAAAATCCAGTAATACGACCTTCAAATAACCCATTTCAACCATATTGAAAAGCGAAATTTTTGTTGTATCAGATCGTCCTTCAATGGGATAAATCCAATTTTTGGACGAAGTTCGTATTTATTTATCCAAGTGTATTCAAAATATCTTGAGCCAAAACTTTCTTGAAGAACGATTAAAATATtacaaatttgaaatgaaatatcGCATGTATTTTAATCCTAGCTATCGACTACAAAATCCACCCTTCAGTCAGTCAGAAATGAAAGCGCAGTCAGAAAAATTTTAAGTGATGACCCACCAAAATTACAATAATGTTGTGAAAATTTTACTTGTTCTGCTTTCTCTCATCGTTTGGTCAACTGAAACTCCAGATGCTGTTCCAGCTCTTGCAGTGAAGCGGCTTCATCGGGGCTTGGAAGCGGACACTCGTCGCTATAATTTCGTCGCCGCTATTTTACTTTACTTACAAAAAGGATGGGCTTTTCATTGTGGTGCATCCATAGTTGGACCCCGAAAAGTGGTAACTGCAGCACATTGTGTCTTCGATAGTGAAATGGTTCTTCCGCCCCCCAAAATGGTAGCCGTAGTGGCCGGGGACAAGAGCTGGACAGGAGCTGGAGCGAAAGCTGTTATTGGACGTGTGGCGGCAATCTACTCACATGAAAATTACAGATCACCACATTCGGAACCTGATCTGGCACTGTTGATTCTGAAGGAAGACTTGCCTATTGACAACGAGACTATTGGGATAGTTGAGTTGGCACTTGATATACCGAAGGACGGCGAGCAATGCGTTGCCCTAGGTTGGGGATTGAATGAAAAGTTTCACATATCGTCGACACTAATGGCAGCTGTTTTCGAGATTCAACCTATCGAAGCTTGCATTCTGTTTTACGGAGTGCCTTCCCCGAACTTTGTGTGTGGCATGAGCACCGGCAAGAGTTCTGTTTGCACCGGGGACTCTGGTGGTCCATTAATTTGCAATAATCAATTAGCTGGGATTATCGATTCTAGTGCTATAAACTGTAGCGCGTCCAAGCCAAGTCTTTTTACTGGCTTAAAAGACTACGTTCCTTGGATCAAAAGGGAACGAACTTCTTcagcaaataaagaaaaatattattttcatcaAGTGTGCTTATGCCTTATTACTATTATGATATGAGAAGTGTCCAAATTAAACTTGAAttcgttttgttttcatttcaataCATACACGCTATCTAGTAGATGAATATAAGCAACGCCTCCAAAACAATTACCAAAGATGGTAGAATTACATTTAGCTATTATACATCTTGATGGCGGGATGGTTGAGGCGGTAGAgtgtcagcctctcaatctcacTGCTCTGGATTCGAATCGCAGTcatcatgggtgtctgtgttcgtcttgtgtttgtctcactTGCACAGCGATAAGTGtggtgatagtgaaactgaagcacagtctgactGTGTGAATGCCCTGCCATGCATCCTAATCGGAACATCCGCCGCGGCTTTCATTTCTTATTTTTGGAAATGTTAGGTTAaggggtgtccggatagctgagttgttagagcacaaggctgtcgtacgagaggtcacggttcaaatctcgctggcggcagtggtatttgtatcatgatttgacgtcggataccagtcgactcagccgtgaatgagtacctgagtcaaatcagagtaataatctcgggcgagcgcaatgctgaccacattgcctcctactgtgcCCTGCAGTGTACCGacacggtcttaaatgaagtgctctaacacacttcaaggccctgatccaattacattgttgcgccaacgatcattATATTAGGTTAAGGGCCCATCAGGTGCTTAAATGTCTTTGTAGCCCTCTCTCCCACCTTTTATCATTTGTAGGCAAACTCAGCGTAAAATTGTAAAACCTATTATACCCAGCATATTTTTTGGGGACGGAGGGGAAATCTTAAATACAAGATCGTAATTACGCCTTCCTGACATCTTCCGGTTTTCCTAGTTCACTCTGAGAcgatggagttgatcgcattctAATCCCCCTGGTGTAATAGCATCATcagttgaagtaataaaaacttgttgtttctttttcgttggtgtgggtatttattcttgcaaattaataaaataaacacccacgccaacgaaaaagaaacaacaagtttttattacttcaattaattaatcgttggaaacaccgcataatttcactctgagcaTCATCAGGACAAAATTTATCACTTCAGCAACAGTTtcatcaaagtttttttttcttgttcgaATCTCAGGCATAGGAAGAATAGGATTTTGGAAAATCAGGCGAGTTGTCAAATTTAAACCTGTAGATGCACCGCCGGTACCCTCGcgcggtgagaaactgggtgagagtATAAtagatctccccatgctttctcttcagccaCTCTCTCGCTATCTCTGTCCAACAAGCCTTTTTTAGTAGGCCCACTGCTGTTGCCATTTACTTTTTGATCACCAGCCTTCGGTTTTCTTCACCTGTGATATAGAAACGATAGACGTTAcatatgttcaccatctcgtctgccaagatattGACTGTCATCAAACATAGGATAAAGAACGCTGCATTATCTGAGACGGTACTGAAGGCAGAACCCACACTTAGGGCTATTCTTCACTCAAATTATATGCTGGGACGGTATACAGCAAGATGCAACTATCCATCTTGACTGTAAGTAGTCTGTAAGAATGCCGCGGCCCTCCTACATGTAGCATCATTCCTACTAGAGCCATATTAATggtggacatttttttaaagtataCTCTACGTGCtacttaaaattgaattttgccaCTATTATCAATcataagtatttgatggctggtttggaagtgataatatggCTCCTAATTCTAATGCGGACGTAACTTCTTTTACGCTGCTTGATAGTGAGGACCGTTTACGTCTTTTCCTCCATTTGTGCCAGTCCACCGCTATGTTACCAGGCCCtaatagcactgattgcttcgaatGAGTATAATTCAGTATCTTctaggtgctttgcgaccacaaccagtgatATATCGAAGACGTAGCCCACCACTGTTACTTCCTCCGGAatggaagattaaatacatcattATGTACTATATGATGGTTTACACAGCGAAATaaatgggaacaccaatcgtctcCAGGGATTTCCGTATAAGGCTCCAATTGTTCGAATGGAATACATTCCTCGCGTCCTGTCTCATCACCACGCAATACTTACTAGTACTACTTTTTGCAAGAATTGCGTTTCGGTCAAAGGGTCgcataggttccagggcgaaacgtgggttggtacccacggtggaacataaatcctgggaaacgcctgctgaattaaCACCAACAACTTTAccaccaaaccttatctccacctccacgtggtgaccgctgggagttctttcgtaacgaaaagttgcagatggagaaggataaaggcgagtctcccgtgcatAAAATCAGGGCAAATTGTACATACTGATCCTCCAAATTGGGGGTTGGGAAGGGCTAACAACGCTATACGGAAAACAGcctgttacgaagccgcaaAAGGACCCGCGGACTGGACTGACTACACAACGACAAACCTGGCCtccgaataacgatttgcgcattttctcatgggatACCAATGACATGAcgtacatagggataccaatgataacggactgtggattattcagttagcagtatcgcacgaaattgttgttggaagcacctggtttgcacggaaagcaaacaaacaacagacgagaccactttcaaccaaatcgaccacgtgttgatcgaacggcgCTGTCTCTcggccttgataaatgtcagaacatattgaagggcaaatatagactcggatcactatcttgttagcATGGTTTTCCGGGcacaaataacaacaccacccagaatcccctctgacaatcaagtgagagttaacactaaaaccattcacaacaaagccctccgcaacacctataaatggatgtcgcaataaccgtagctaacagagatcctggagatgaagcatcaacaagtgattttgacaatcacctgaagaacgttatcataaatacggccacaaacaaaaggagcaaaaggagtcgaaacggctggtttgacgatgaatgttagctagcagcagaacggaagaatgtcgcatactgAGGAatattgtattctcaaagaacgcgggcacgcacagagatttatcacgaactccggcgagcggagaagcgtgcaatccaccggcttaagagctgtaagtcgccaggagccgatggaattacagccgaattggctgaatatggaggcgaccaactacaccaagtggttcatcaactgatgctcaatgcctaacgaccggcaacaaggcattatctgtctcatacataaaaagggggatatcacgcattgtagcaattataaaggtatcacgttactgagtaccatatataatatattctccactattttgctaAGTATGATAGCCCCACATGCatagaacatcatcggcccataccaaggaaCCTTCAcaccaggtaaatcagcaacaaatccgattttctctctgcggcaagcgatgcaaaaactgttggaatgtggacatcagttgcaccatctttttatcgactttaaagccgtctatgatagtatagcgaGGGCAAAATTGTacgccaatttcagcttacaaaaactgttccgctcgaaacgtctgaccatagcgtcaaaggtcttactggacaagacaatgacataacgacgaaatctatgagcgataccatgaccgtctgctttgggataaaatccgtctcaataggtaGGATGAAGTtgatccagcctgaaaagtttataagagaaacatctatggtagaaaaggagactaggcagaccctgcatgaGATGGAATCATGACGTAGGCTAGGACAccatacagcttttagagatatcgaatttatggacctcagcacaaaacccgtgggtctggagttccttgttaagacaggcctagaccggataccggttgttgtgcctttgataatgatgatatcaACCAATTTAATGGTATCATGGTTAATGTGGCTTTACGGTAGTCATACTGCGATTTGGAAGACCTCCTTGGTTTTCAACAATCGGGAGCAATATATTACAGATTACCCGCtcaaatattttccccataccATCTAGAAGGCATATGGATATGAGGATTGCTCaattggaggtttaccagctttaCGAAGCAAGAACTTCCCAAACTCAACGCAAAATCGTTCCTTTCGCAGTATTCCTGGGATTTCATGGTTCACATTCTTCTTCCAAATCCCAAGTGACTATGAGAAAAATGAGCCTGACAGACATACAAACAAATAATGAGCCTTAAAATCGGCCAcggaagcgccagcttccggtattccgatttgttttctcTTTATCGTTAACGGGGTGGGGTTCATTGGACGATGTAATCTTTCCTCCAAATGCCTAGGCTACACTGataacatctgcttgctctctcatagAGTCTAGGTCATTGGCCAAGTGGCTTTCGAAGCTGAAAGCAAAATCTTAGAGTAAATTGAAGCCCAAGTTCGCAAAGGTTACATCTTGACTCTgatactatttcttcttgtcatcggTGAAATTCTTTAGACTGCGAaggacgtggagggcttcagtgGATGATGACATTTTGCCTGAAACACTTCAACTATGCtggtgacatctgtttgctctctcaccgagtcacaGGCCTTGGTCTGGATTAGGAAAGAACAAGTAGAGCAAGTAGAGTCGAACTGAAGGTGAACATCAACAAAACTAATGTTCTTAGTATGAGGGGTCATTGTACTTTTCCTGTATATCAAGAGAGCGTGGTTCCTCCCAACGGTGGTCCCGAacctgatgtcgttcgacgcattaacagcgctacttTGtctgaaatctccaaatatagttatgtcaGCACCCAGATCTTTTCTGTGGTCACGCTGCTTCTGTACTGCTGTATAGGAAACTGAGGAAAACTAACAATCACGGTTACTCGAAAGCTCTCTGTCTTCACCAACACTTGTCTTCGAGGTGTCATTCTATCTGatgcaatttctaatgaagaaaTTGGTCGGCGGACATACGTGAACGTATTGCTGATTATTATTTTGCATTCCGAAGttccacacttcaaggccctgatccaatatggattgttgcgccaacgattattatttccgagttatcacaatctcggcagatgccggattttacctaattctagcactaagtgccaagcatttaggctcggacgatcctacctacttaaaaactaaaaggggcactggtggtggtggccggtggtaggtcagtgggagaatccgtcgagtactccccgcaacatcgagcacgtatgcagaatggtgtacttctgcatggtttgaaccagactgtgcgaaagtcccaggacatcaagggaagccgtcagggatttaggtacaatacctgtagctgacaatattatgggaactacaaccacccgctcgagacgccaaatttctttgatttcccgagccaatggctcatagttcaccttcttctccacgtatttccgttcaatgttgctattatgggggatagcaacatcaataatatacgcggagggacccgtcttgtcaactaacagtacgtcaggcttattgtgtgcggtatggcgatcagtcagaacttgtcggtcccaatacatagcagaactatcaagtactgcttgcggctcatatcggtaaaccggacatgttcccgtgatcagcccatgcttatatgcaaggttttgatggataaccttacatacagcattatgcctggtgatgtattgtaccggtgccataacagtacagccagaaatgagatggtccaacgtctctaacgccgaaccacacattctgcactggtcgttctccacccgttctttcatgatgagctttttataagctcgggtggcgaccacgccatcctgaatggcacacatgaacccctccgtctcagcaaagagctccccagcacacagccacctgttcgacagatgcaaatcgacaaatggctgccaaagacaattcacgtgtttaccgtgcattgccttcgacttccattcctcgatccgctcttggtccgacttcaccccactcagaggattgaaagatcgatccttcaagttaagtggagtcagtccatagtctgccttacagacagccgcatgcaaggggctcgcctgctctttactgtaaaaataagcgcgcagcgagtcgacttggcgatgatgttgtgccgccacgtcaaccacgcccctacctccgatgtcacgaggcaggttcatccgctccacggcagactttgggtgatgcattcggagtttggacatagttgtccgtatccgccgctggacgttttccagatcggtcttcgtccacggcaatattccgaatgcataagtcagtgaagggatggtgaatacattcaacgcgcttattttattcttccccgagagatgcgatttcagcaccagctttacacgtcgcaggaattcggacagcagagcttctttcagatcaccaactcgagcatgggttccttgcagaattcctaggtacttgtagaagtctgtctcggtcatagcttcgatgtggaggtcaccaatgctatgtccggcatgttattattattattattccgaaGTTCAGTCTTTGGGTTCAGGGCTGTATATGATTGCGAGCTCTGAGTTGGGAAGCGCAGTTTAAGTGAAGGTTTGTCGTTTGGGTTTTCCCCCGCTTTAAACAACGTTTTCCCTATTGGAAAGCCTTCTCTTCTTTCTGTTATGTAAaattcgagttccaccatggtatttCAAACAACCTTGGGTTACTAAGTGGGAAGctcttttcgaaatattttctcaGATTAGTGTTCAGCtgggttattttttttatttcagcaaTTAATTTAATGTGCTCCAGGGATCATAACTCGGGCATTCAGCACCAGTTTGTACGCTTCCCATTCCACGGAAGATAGGATTTTGAAATGGAGCGGTTGGAGATAGTTCTATGCCCATCAATATACCTGTGATCTAGGAGTGTAATATTGATCGATCGATGTTCTACAAGAGCCGCCATACCAGGGGATGCCAACAAGATGTTGCCAACTATACGCCTGGTGGCACTGAAAAAGTGGGTACCCAGGTTGAGAATCTGCAGTTCAGTCGCTATGCTTTTATTCTTGACATAGGCGACAGCTCTTATGTTCCACTGTCAACTTCGCactcgtcgtaggggaaatagaCAAAGAACAAAAGAATCTTTTTACTTCTCTGTTGACTTCATATAGGTCATTAACCATGGTGCTTACCAATTCCGTTGGGGTA
The window above is part of the Hermetia illucens chromosome 3, iHerIll2.2.curated.20191125, whole genome shotgun sequence genome. Proteins encoded here:
- the LOC119652167 gene encoding trypsin eta-like; translated protein: MTHQNYNNVVKILLVLLSLIVWSTETPDAVPALAVKRLHRGLEADTRRYNFVAAILLYLQKGWAFHCGASIVGPRKVVTAAHCVFDSEMVLPPPKMVAVVAGDKSWTGAGAKAVIGRVAAIYSHENYRSPHSEPDLALLILKEDLPIDNETIGIVELALDIPKDGEQCVALGWGLNEKFHISSTLMAAVFEIQPIEACILFYGVPSPNFVCGMSTGKSSVCTGDSGGPLICNNQLAGIIDSSAINCSASKPSLFTGLKDYVPWIKRERTSSANKEKYYFHQVCLCLITIMI